The following proteins are encoded in a genomic region of Necator americanus strain Aroian chromosome II, whole genome shotgun sequence:
- a CDS encoding hypothetical protein (NECATOR_CHRII.G5396.T1), protein MIRARRSSVEKRAEMDEVTRAERARVDEQHKIDERTQTPAHHARAHGFRAAHALNAVVELSVERCELSTTIVHWPSLCSGGVLALRQSAEGKSSGDCPGIPHPLTIVLAN, encoded by the coding sequence ATGATTCGCGCACGACGAAGCAGCGTTGAAAAGAGGGCAGAAATGGACGAGGTGACGAGAGCTGAACGAGCGCGAGTTGACGAGCAGCACAAGATCGATGAGAGAACGCAGACACCAGCACATCATGCTCGTGCTCACGGATTTCGAGCAGCACATGCACTTAATGCCGTTGTAGAGTTGAGTGTGGAGCGGTGCGAACTCTCCACCACCATTGTCCACTGGCCATCACTCTGCTCTGGCGGCGTCTTGGCACTGAGACAAAGCGCCGAGGGGAAATCATCAGGCGATTGTCCCGGAATCCCACATCCACTAACAATCGTTCTTGCGAATTAG